A genomic region of Caulobacter vibrioides contains the following coding sequences:
- a CDS encoding arylamine N-acetyltransferase family protein gives MGRGAAPAVDLDAYFRRIGYDGPREPTLDTLRAVAFRHPDAIPFENLDVLLGRGISIVPGDVDAKLIGAGRGGYCYEQNGLLKRVLQALGFQVEGLMARVLWMAPEGAPPRPRSHQVLGIVIDGETWLADAGFGGCVLTTPLRLFSDEVQDSPHGKFRIVDTQTNGVAERQVQADLSGRWAPLYQVSQGAWAEVDYEQANFYTYTHPSSHFTWSMTVGRTTPTARYALKNNRFTHRDVTGAVVEQRDLSVDELEATLREVIGLPVEADWRPVLEKVVAWGTPA, from the coding sequence ATGGGGAGAGGGGCGGCGCCGGCCGTGGACCTGGACGCCTATTTCCGGCGTATCGGCTATGACGGCCCGCGCGAGCCGACCCTGGATACGCTGCGGGCCGTCGCCTTTCGCCACCCGGACGCCATCCCGTTCGAGAACCTCGACGTGCTGCTGGGGCGCGGGATCAGCATTGTCCCCGGCGATGTCGACGCCAAGCTGATCGGCGCCGGGCGGGGCGGCTATTGCTACGAGCAGAACGGGCTGTTGAAGCGCGTGCTGCAGGCGCTGGGCTTCCAGGTCGAAGGCCTGATGGCCCGTGTGCTGTGGATGGCGCCGGAAGGCGCGCCGCCACGTCCGCGCTCGCACCAGGTGCTGGGCATTGTGATTGACGGCGAGACCTGGCTGGCCGACGCGGGCTTTGGCGGCTGCGTGCTGACCACGCCACTGCGCCTGTTCTCGGATGAGGTCCAGGACAGCCCGCACGGCAAGTTCCGCATCGTCGATACGCAGACGAACGGCGTCGCCGAACGCCAGGTCCAGGCCGATCTGTCGGGCCGCTGGGCGCCGCTCTATCAGGTGTCGCAAGGCGCCTGGGCCGAGGTCGACTACGAGCAGGCCAATTTCTACACCTACACCCACCCCAGCTCGCACTTCACCTGGAGCATGACGGTGGGGCGCACGACGCCGACCGCGCGCTACGCCCTGAAGAACAACCGCTTCACCCATCGCGACGTCACCGGCGCCGTGGTCGAGCAGCGCGACCTCTCCGTCGATGAGCTGGAGGCGACCCTGCGCGAGGTGATCGGCCTGCCGGTGGAGGCCGACTGGCGTCCGGTGCTGGAAAAGGTCGTGGCCTGGGGAACCCCCGCTTGA
- a CDS encoding pyridoxine 5'-phosphate synthase — MSLRLGVNIDHVATIRNARGASYPEPVRAAELALIAGADGITAHLREDRRHISDADIAVLTDLCHKRGKPLNFEMAVTDEMVGIALNARPHAACLVPERREEVTTEGGLDVIKGQKRIADATARLRTVGARVSLFIEPDPDQIRACVAAGAQVVELHTGAYCDAARAGETARAEAILKRLKAGAALAHELGLEVHAGHGIDYATVKPVAAIPQIAELNIGHFLIGEAIFVGLPEAIHRMRALMDTARVELEALA; from the coding sequence ATGAGCTTGCGGCTGGGCGTCAATATCGATCACGTGGCCACGATCCGGAACGCGCGCGGCGCTTCGTATCCCGAGCCCGTCCGCGCGGCCGAGCTGGCCTTGATCGCCGGCGCCGACGGCATCACCGCCCACCTGCGCGAGGATCGCCGACACATCAGTGACGCCGACATCGCGGTGCTGACCGACCTCTGCCACAAGCGCGGCAAGCCGTTGAACTTCGAGATGGCGGTCACCGACGAGATGGTCGGCATCGCCCTGAACGCGCGTCCGCACGCCGCGTGCCTGGTGCCCGAGCGCCGCGAGGAGGTCACCACCGAGGGCGGCCTCGACGTCATCAAGGGCCAGAAGCGCATCGCCGACGCCACCGCGCGGCTGCGCACCGTGGGGGCGCGGGTTTCGCTATTCATCGAGCCCGATCCCGACCAGATTCGCGCCTGCGTCGCGGCTGGGGCTCAAGTGGTCGAACTACACACCGGCGCCTACTGCGACGCGGCGCGGGCGGGTGAGACGGCGCGGGCCGAGGCGATCCTGAAGCGGCTCAAGGCCGGCGCCGCCTTGGCCCATGAGCTTGGCCTTGAGGTCCATGCCGGGCATGGCATCGACTACGCCACGGTCAAGCCGGTCGCCGCCATCCCGCAGATCGCCGAGCTCAATATCGGCCACTTCCTGATCGGCGAAGCGATCTTCGTGGGGCTGCCAGAAGCGATCCACCGCATGCGCGCCTTGATGGACACCGCGCGCGTCGAGCTTGAGGCCCTGGCGTGA
- the recO gene encoding DNA repair protein RecO: MSLEWEDEAYVLSARSHGETGAIVELLTEARGKVAAHVAGAVSRRMKPFLQPGARVIARYRARVEGQLGSASLEPMGEGPSSLFDDPLALAGLSSAAAIAAAALPEREAHPGAFHALEALIRVLEIPEIWPAVYVRYEAGLLQELGFGLDLSKCAATGAFDDLVYVSPRTGRAVSREAGKPYHDKLLPLPPFMLSSQGGLAEGDVKAGLDITGHFLEQFVFGPLNRPLPPARLWLLDRLAEADRL, translated from the coding sequence TTGAGCCTAGAGTGGGAGGACGAAGCCTATGTCCTCTCGGCCCGCTCGCACGGCGAGACGGGGGCCATTGTCGAGCTGCTGACCGAGGCGCGCGGCAAGGTCGCCGCTCACGTGGCCGGCGCGGTGTCGCGGCGGATGAAGCCCTTCCTGCAGCCTGGCGCGCGGGTCATCGCCCGCTACCGGGCCCGGGTCGAGGGGCAGTTGGGCTCGGCCAGTCTGGAGCCGATGGGCGAGGGGCCTTCAAGCCTGTTTGACGATCCTCTGGCTCTGGCCGGCCTCTCATCGGCGGCGGCGATCGCTGCGGCGGCTTTACCTGAGCGCGAAGCCCACCCCGGCGCCTTCCACGCTCTTGAAGCGCTGATCCGCGTGCTGGAAATCCCTGAGATCTGGCCGGCCGTCTATGTCCGCTACGAGGCGGGGCTGTTGCAGGAGCTGGGCTTTGGCCTGGACCTGTCGAAGTGCGCGGCGACCGGCGCGTTCGACGATCTCGTCTATGTCAGCCCGCGCACCGGCCGCGCCGTCAGCCGCGAGGCAGGTAAGCCCTATCACGACAAGCTGTTGCCCCTGCCGCCGTTCATGCTGTCGTCGCAAGGCGGATTGGCGGAAGGCGACGTGAAGGCGGGTCTGGACATCACCGGCCATTTTCTGGAGCAGTTCGTCTTCGGTCCCCTGAACAGGCCGCTGCCGCCGGCCAGGCTTTGGCTGCTGGACCGCCTGGCCGAGGCCGATAGGCTTTAA
- the rnc gene encoding ribonuclease III, protein MDRRVAAVGDLERRIGHRFEDRELLERALTHASVGDGAKKVRDNEVLEFIGDRVLGLLAAEALAQRFPKAKEGELAPRLNALVSRETCARVARKAELGPALRLSASSSKIGGRETDSILAGATEALMAALYQDGGLEAARQVFLDLWNDEFDRAGEGRPRDPKTALQEWAQGKGRPLPTYRVMDRTGPDHAPVFTVEVAVKGVDPAIAKGKSRQEAEKAAAKALLEREGAWG, encoded by the coding sequence ATGGATAGACGGGTCGCCGCCGTCGGCGACCTTGAGCGCCGGATCGGCCACAGGTTCGAAGACCGCGAACTGCTCGAACGCGCCCTGACGCACGCCAGCGTCGGGGACGGGGCCAAGAAGGTCCGCGACAACGAGGTGCTGGAGTTCATCGGCGACCGCGTGCTGGGCCTTTTGGCCGCCGAGGCGCTGGCGCAGCGCTTCCCCAAGGCCAAGGAAGGCGAGCTTGCGCCGCGCCTCAACGCCCTGGTCAGCCGCGAAACCTGCGCCCGTGTGGCCCGCAAGGCCGAACTGGGTCCGGCGCTGCGCCTGTCGGCCTCGTCCAGCAAGATCGGCGGCCGCGAGACCGACTCGATCCTGGCCGGCGCCACCGAGGCCCTGATGGCCGCCCTCTATCAGGACGGCGGGCTTGAGGCGGCGCGCCAGGTGTTCCTTGATCTGTGGAACGACGAGTTCGACCGCGCCGGCGAAGGCCGTCCGCGCGACCCCAAGACCGCGCTGCAGGAGTGGGCGCAGGGCAAGGGTCGCCCGCTGCCGACCTACCGCGTGATGGACCGCACGGGCCCCGACCACGCGCCGGTGTTCACCGTTGAGGTGGCCGTCAAGGGCGTCGACCCCGCCATCGCCAAGGGCAAGTCGCGACAAGAGGCCGAGAAGGCCGCCGCCAAGGCGCTGCTGGAGCGCGAAGGGGCGTGGGGTTGA
- the parC gene encoding DNA topoisomerase IV subunit A codes for MNKPVLPPPGGPDDGDRILDEPLTEALSRRYLAYALSTIGSRALPDVRDGLKPVHRRVLYAMSNMRLNPDAAARKCAKVVGEVMGNFHPHGDQSIYDALVRLAQDFAQRIPLVEGQGNFGNIDGDNAAAMRYTECKMTEAATLLLDGIDEDAVDFRPTYDGQDEEPVVLPSGFPNLLANGSSGIAVGMATSIPPHNAAELIDACQLLLANPDATTEDLMEKVPGPDFPTGGVIVESRASLLETYETGRGGVRMRAKWEKEDTGRGTYQIVVTEIPYQVKKSDLVEQLADLIDSKKAALLGDVRDESAEDIRLVLEPKSKNVEPEVLMESLFKLSALESRFPVNINVLDARGTPGVMGIKQALMAFLAHRREVLTRRARHRLAKIEARLHILDGLLIAYLNLDEVIRIVRYEDKPKEKLIEAFKLSDIQADAILNTRLRQLAKLEEMEIRREHAELVEERDGILAMLASEAKQWKLVGVGLSEVRAALLKIKHPLDKPRPTGVTGRSVFGEAPQVDADAAIEAMIVREPITIILSERGWIRAAKGKIDDPSELKFKEGDKLGFLVPAETTDKLLIFSSDGRFFTLGCDKLPSARGHGEPVRMMIELDDKVKIIDVFPFKAGRKRILASKGGYGFLMPEEEALANRKAGKQVLNVGNEGAAFCLEAVGDQLAVIGDNGKILIFPLEELPEMPRGKGVKLQAYREGGLRDGLSFNAETGAYWIDTAGRRRDWSEWKEWVGRRAGAGKLVPKGFATNKRFRPK; via the coding sequence ATGAACAAGCCTGTCCTTCCTCCCCCCGGCGGTCCCGACGACGGCGACCGCATTCTCGACGAGCCGCTGACCGAGGCGCTGTCGCGGCGCTATCTGGCCTATGCGCTGTCGACGATCGGCTCGCGGGCGCTGCCCGACGTGCGCGACGGCCTCAAGCCGGTGCACCGTCGCGTTCTGTACGCGATGAGCAACATGCGGCTGAACCCCGACGCCGCGGCGCGCAAGTGCGCCAAGGTCGTCGGCGAGGTGATGGGTAATTTCCACCCGCACGGCGACCAGTCGATCTATGACGCCTTGGTGCGTCTGGCCCAGGACTTTGCGCAGCGCATCCCGCTGGTCGAGGGGCAGGGGAACTTCGGCAATATCGACGGCGATAACGCCGCGGCCATGCGTTACACCGAATGCAAGATGACCGAGGCGGCGACGCTTCTGCTGGACGGCATCGATGAGGACGCGGTCGACTTCCGCCCGACCTATGACGGCCAGGACGAAGAGCCGGTCGTGCTGCCCTCGGGCTTCCCGAACCTGTTGGCCAATGGCTCGTCGGGCATCGCGGTCGGCATGGCCACCTCGATCCCGCCGCACAACGCCGCCGAGCTGATCGACGCCTGCCAGCTGTTGCTGGCCAATCCCGACGCGACCACCGAAGACCTGATGGAGAAGGTCCCAGGGCCGGACTTCCCGACCGGCGGTGTGATCGTCGAGTCCCGCGCCTCCTTGCTGGAAACCTACGAGACCGGACGCGGCGGCGTGCGGATGCGCGCCAAGTGGGAAAAGGAAGACACCGGTCGCGGCACCTACCAGATCGTCGTCACCGAGATTCCGTACCAGGTGAAGAAGTCGGATCTGGTCGAGCAACTGGCCGACCTGATCGACAGCAAGAAGGCCGCCCTGCTGGGCGACGTGCGCGACGAAAGCGCCGAGGACATCCGTCTGGTCCTGGAGCCCAAGTCCAAGAACGTCGAGCCCGAAGTGCTGATGGAGAGCCTGTTCAAGCTCTCGGCGCTGGAGAGCCGGTTCCCGGTCAATATCAACGTGCTGGACGCGCGGGGCACGCCGGGCGTCATGGGCATCAAGCAGGCGCTGATGGCGTTCCTGGCCCACCGTCGCGAGGTGCTGACCCGCCGGGCCCGCCACCGCCTGGCCAAGATCGAAGCTCGTCTGCACATCCTGGACGGCCTGCTGATCGCCTATCTGAACCTCGACGAGGTCATTCGGATCGTCCGCTACGAGGACAAGCCGAAGGAAAAGCTGATCGAGGCTTTCAAGCTCTCGGACATCCAGGCCGACGCCATCCTCAACACCCGCCTGCGCCAGCTGGCCAAGCTGGAGGAGATGGAGATCCGTCGCGAACACGCCGAACTGGTGGAAGAGCGCGACGGCATCCTGGCCATGCTGGCCAGCGAGGCCAAGCAGTGGAAGCTGGTCGGCGTGGGCCTCTCCGAGGTCCGCGCGGCGCTGCTCAAGATCAAGCATCCGCTGGACAAGCCGCGGCCCACCGGCGTGACCGGTCGTTCTGTGTTCGGCGAAGCCCCGCAGGTCGACGCCGACGCCGCGATCGAGGCGATGATCGTGCGCGAGCCGATCACGATCATCCTGTCCGAGCGCGGCTGGATCCGCGCCGCCAAGGGCAAGATCGACGACCCGTCCGAGCTGAAGTTCAAGGAAGGCGACAAGCTGGGCTTCCTGGTCCCGGCCGAGACCACCGACAAGCTGCTGATCTTCTCCAGCGACGGACGCTTCTTCACGCTGGGCTGTGACAAGCTGCCCAGCGCGCGCGGTCATGGCGAGCCGGTGCGGATGATGATCGAGCTGGACGACAAGGTGAAGATCATCGACGTCTTCCCGTTCAAGGCCGGCCGCAAACGCATTCTGGCCTCGAAGGGCGGCTATGGCTTCCTGATGCCCGAGGAAGAAGCCCTGGCCAACCGCAAGGCCGGCAAGCAGGTCCTGAATGTCGGCAATGAAGGCGCGGCCTTCTGCCTGGAGGCCGTCGGCGACCAACTGGCGGTGATCGGCGACAACGGCAAGATCCTGATCTTCCCGCTGGAAGAGCTGCCCGAAATGCCGCGCGGCAAAGGCGTCAAGCTGCAGGCCTATCGCGAGGGCGGCCTGCGCGACGGTTTGTCGTTCAACGCCGAAACGGGCGCCTACTGGATCGACACCGCCGGCCGTCGCCGTGACTGGTCCGAGTGGAAGGAATGGGTGGGCCGCCGCGCCGGCGCTGGCAAGCTGGTCCCCAAGGGCTTCGCCACCAACAAGCGGTTCCGGCCCAAATGA
- the acpS gene encoding holo-ACP synthase — protein MIIGIGSDLCDIRRIEKSLERFGDRFTHKVFTETERTRSERKPDRASSYAKRFAAKEACSKALGTGLKRGVHLAGMGVVNLPSGKPTLALTGGALERLNAMVPEGMEPVIHLSLTDDHPYAQAFVIIEALPKR, from the coding sequence GTGATCATCGGCATCGGCTCGGACCTCTGCGACATCCGGCGGATCGAGAAGTCGCTGGAACGGTTCGGTGACCGCTTTACGCACAAGGTCTTCACGGAGACCGAGCGCACGCGCTCTGAGCGCAAGCCCGATCGCGCCTCCAGCTACGCCAAGCGGTTCGCGGCCAAGGAAGCCTGCTCCAAGGCGCTGGGCACCGGCCTGAAGCGCGGCGTGCATCTGGCGGGCATGGGCGTGGTCAACCTGCCCTCTGGCAAGCCGACCCTGGCCCTGACCGGCGGGGCGCTTGAACGCCTGAACGCCATGGTTCCCGAGGGGATGGAGCCTGTGATCCATCTGTCGCTGACTGATGATCACCCTTATGCCCAGGCGTTCGTGATCATTGAGGCCCTGCCCAAGCGCTAA
- the lepB gene encoding signal peptidase I, protein MTDAADDITPPEEKGAIAELIEIVKTVAYALGIALVLRVLLFQPFTIPSASMEPNLYQGDYIIVSKFSYGWSKHSIPFSPPIIKGRIFDRAPKRGDIVVFKLPRDNRTDYIKRLIGMPGDKVQIRGGEVYINGKALPRKAQAPALVDTGYGFTQQVQRFQETSPEGRPYNIQDFGPDSRGDNTGIYTVPAGCYFFMGDNRDNSADSRFDPGVSPYKESACKWDYELDQFIGDEIGVGFVPAENLVGRAQIILLSWNAEASLFKPWTWFLNARPSRFFHVLK, encoded by the coding sequence ATGACCGACGCCGCCGACGATATCACGCCGCCCGAAGAGAAGGGCGCGATCGCCGAGTTGATCGAGATCGTCAAGACCGTCGCCTATGCGCTGGGCATCGCCCTGGTGCTGCGGGTGCTGCTGTTCCAGCCCTTCACGATCCCGTCGGCCTCGATGGAGCCGAACCTCTATCAGGGCGACTACATCATCGTGTCGAAGTTCAGCTATGGCTGGAGCAAGCACTCGATCCCGTTCAGCCCGCCGATCATCAAGGGCCGAATCTTCGATCGCGCGCCCAAGCGCGGCGACATCGTCGTGTTCAAGCTGCCGCGCGACAATCGCACCGACTACATCAAGCGCCTGATCGGCATGCCCGGCGACAAGGTCCAGATCCGCGGCGGCGAGGTCTACATCAACGGCAAGGCCCTGCCGCGCAAGGCGCAGGCCCCGGCCCTGGTCGACACCGGCTATGGCTTCACCCAGCAGGTGCAGCGCTTCCAGGAAACGAGCCCCGAGGGTCGTCCGTACAACATCCAGGACTTCGGGCCTGACAGCCGTGGCGACAACACCGGCATCTATACGGTTCCGGCCGGCTGCTACTTCTTCATGGGCGACAACCGCGACAACTCGGCCGACAGCCGCTTTGATCCGGGCGTCTCGCCCTACAAGGAAAGCGCCTGCAAGTGGGACTATGAGCTGGACCAGTTTATCGGCGACGAGATCGGCGTCGGCTTTGTGCCGGCCGAGAACCTGGTCGGCCGCGCCCAGATCATCCTCTTGTCGTGGAACGCCGAGGCGAGCCTCTTCAAGCCGTGGACCTGGTTCCTGAACGCGCGTCCCAGCCGCTTCTTCCACGTGCTGAAGTGA
- the era gene encoding GTPase Era, which translates to MTDTTSQTRAGFAAIIGAPNAGKSTLVNRMVGAKVSIVTQKVQTTRFPVRGVAIEGDTQIVLVDTPGIFSPRRRLDRAMVRAAWAGSEEAEATVHLVDVQAELASRADKATPGEYRSAQDVQTIIEGLKAADRKVILALNKIDGIKRDTLLAVAKDFFDTGVYSDVFMISASTGAGVEDLTAKLVSMMPEGPWLYPEDQTADLPARLLAAEITREKVYLRVHEELPYAATVETTAFEERKDGSVRIEQTILVEREGQRVIVIGKGGQTLKWIGQASREELCDILDRKVHLFLHVKVKENWAEERGLFSDIGLDFDV; encoded by the coding sequence ATGACTGACACCACCTCCCAAACTCGCGCGGGTTTTGCCGCCATCATCGGCGCGCCGAACGCCGGCAAGTCCACCCTGGTCAACCGCATGGTCGGGGCCAAGGTCTCGATCGTGACCCAGAAGGTCCAGACCACCCGCTTCCCCGTGCGCGGCGTCGCCATCGAGGGCGACACCCAGATCGTCCTCGTCGACACCCCTGGGATCTTCAGCCCGCGCCGCCGCCTGGACCGCGCCATGGTCCGCGCCGCTTGGGCTGGATCGGAAGAGGCCGAGGCCACTGTTCACCTCGTGGACGTGCAGGCCGAACTGGCCAGCCGCGCCGACAAGGCCACGCCCGGCGAGTACCGCTCGGCCCAGGACGTCCAGACCATCATCGAAGGCCTGAAGGCCGCCGACCGCAAGGTGATCCTGGCGCTGAACAAGATCGACGGGATCAAGCGCGACACCCTGTTGGCCGTGGCCAAGGACTTCTTCGACACCGGCGTCTATTCCGACGTCTTCATGATCAGCGCCTCGACCGGCGCGGGCGTCGAGGACCTGACGGCCAAGCTGGTTTCGATGATGCCGGAAGGGCCCTGGCTCTATCCGGAAGATCAGACCGCCGACCTGCCGGCGCGCCTGCTGGCCGCCGAGATCACCCGCGAGAAGGTTTATCTGCGCGTCCACGAGGAACTGCCCTACGCCGCAACGGTCGAAACGACCGCCTTCGAGGAGCGCAAGGACGGCTCGGTGCGCATCGAGCAGACCATCCTGGTCGAGCGCGAAGGCCAGCGGGTCATCGTCATCGGCAAGGGCGGCCAGACCCTGAAATGGATCGGCCAGGCCTCGCGCGAGGAACTGTGCGACATCCTCGACCGCAAGGTGCACCTGTTCCTGCATGTGAAGGTCAAGGAGAACTGGGCCGAGGAACGTGGTCTGTTCAGCGACATCGGCCTGGACTTCGATGTTTGA
- a CDS encoding YciI family protein — protein MAEYILLMHDDGDEERAADWEAYLDGLASAGRLRGGSAVGEGACYRKVGAPGPVSTHLTGFVRIAADSLEDAAGCLAGNPVYEAGGTVEIRLLPEDV, from the coding sequence GTGGCCGAGTACATCCTGCTGATGCATGACGACGGCGACGAGGAGCGGGCGGCCGACTGGGAGGCCTATCTTGACGGTCTTGCCAGCGCGGGGCGCTTGCGCGGCGGCAGCGCCGTGGGCGAGGGCGCCTGCTATCGCAAGGTTGGCGCGCCTGGGCCAGTGTCCACGCACCTGACGGGTTTCGTCCGGATCGCCGCCGATAGCCTCGAGGACGCCGCAGGCTGTCTGGCCGGCAATCCGGTCTATGAGGCCGGCGGCACGGTTGAAATTCGCCTGCTGCCCGAGGACGTTTGA
- a CDS encoding alkaline phosphatase D family protein — protein sequence MSVLDRYALSRRRMLAVFGGAAVSAMAIPLESGKALAQAVFKTYPFQLGVASGDPSADGFVIWTRLAPEPLEIGYGMPSAPVAVEWEVGDAPNMRNIVAKGTAIAPPELGHAVHVEVAGLQPNRDYWYRFTAGRERSLLGRARTAPAQGATLERVRFAVAGCQNYEQGYYTAYRRLAEENPDFVFCYGDYIYEGRGNRVWNSANGPVENPRQHFGGEIYSLDDYRRRYAQYKMDTDLQAAHAAAPWFTVWDDHEIDNNWVADLDQDGVDPKMFNLRRQMAVQAYYENMPLRASSFPTGTSLQLYRRATYGQLLNLNLLDTRQYRTDQPCGDRFGYCDAVEASRAEVIGQVQEKWLTNGLIESKTTWNVLAQQIMMMDLDREPGEGKAVNPDSWAGYRMPRNRLLQTIRDRKVGNVVVLTGDEHQNYAGDLYLDGAKAEGAPIASEFVVTSISSGGDGTDQRADMARIQAANPILKFNNAQRGYAVCDVTPKAFVTEFKVLDAITRRDGKLSTRAKWALEAGKTGIVQA from the coding sequence ATGTCCGTCCTTGATCGCTACGCCCTCAGCCGCCGTCGCATGCTGGCGGTGTTTGGCGGCGCCGCCGTTTCCGCCATGGCGATCCCGCTGGAGAGCGGCAAGGCCTTGGCCCAGGCGGTCTTCAAGACCTATCCGTTCCAGCTGGGCGTGGCGTCTGGTGATCCGTCGGCGGACGGCTTTGTGATCTGGACGCGTCTGGCGCCGGAGCCGCTCGAAATCGGCTACGGCATGCCGTCGGCGCCGGTCGCGGTCGAATGGGAAGTCGGTGACGCGCCCAACATGCGCAACATCGTGGCCAAGGGCACGGCGATCGCACCGCCGGAACTGGGCCACGCTGTGCACGTCGAGGTCGCGGGCCTGCAGCCGAACCGCGACTACTGGTATCGCTTCACTGCCGGACGGGAACGGAGCCTGCTGGGCCGGGCGCGCACGGCGCCGGCGCAGGGCGCGACGTTGGAGCGGGTCCGTTTCGCCGTGGCGGGCTGCCAGAACTACGAGCAAGGCTACTATACGGCCTACCGTCGCCTGGCGGAGGAAAACCCCGACTTCGTCTTCTGTTACGGCGACTATATCTATGAGGGCCGCGGCAACCGCGTCTGGAACAGCGCCAACGGCCCGGTTGAGAATCCGCGCCAGCACTTCGGCGGCGAGATCTACAGCCTCGACGACTATCGTCGCCGCTACGCCCAGTACAAGATGGACACCGACCTGCAGGCCGCCCACGCGGCCGCGCCGTGGTTCACGGTCTGGGACGACCACGAGATCGACAACAACTGGGTCGCCGACCTGGATCAGGACGGCGTCGATCCCAAGATGTTCAACCTGCGGCGCCAGATGGCTGTGCAGGCCTATTACGAAAACATGCCGCTGCGGGCGTCGAGCTTCCCGACCGGAACCTCGCTTCAGCTGTATCGCCGGGCGACCTACGGCCAACTGCTGAACCTGAACCTGCTGGATACGCGCCAGTATCGTACCGATCAGCCCTGCGGCGACCGGTTCGGCTACTGCGACGCGGTCGAGGCCTCGCGCGCCGAGGTCATCGGCCAGGTTCAGGAGAAGTGGCTGACCAACGGGCTGATTGAATCCAAGACGACCTGGAACGTGCTGGCCCAGCAGATCATGATGATGGACCTCGACCGCGAGCCGGGCGAGGGCAAGGCGGTCAATCCGGACTCGTGGGCGGGCTATCGCATGCCACGCAACCGCCTGCTGCAGACCATCCGCGACCGCAAGGTCGGCAATGTCGTGGTGCTCACCGGCGACGAGCACCAGAACTATGCCGGGGATCTCTATCTCGACGGCGCCAAGGCCGAAGGGGCTCCGATCGCCTCGGAGTTTGTCGTCACCTCGATCAGTTCCGGCGGCGACGGGACCGACCAGCGCGCCGACATGGCCAGGATCCAGGCCGCCAACCCGATCCTCAAGTTCAACAACGCCCAGCGCGGCTATGCGGTCTGCGACGTCACGCCCAAGGCGTTCGTCACGGAGTTCAAGGTGCTGGACGCGATCACCCGCCGGGACGGCAAGCTGTCGACCCGCGCCAAATGGGCCCTTGAGGCCGGAAAGACGGGGATCGTTCAGGCCTAA